Proteins found in one Paenibacillus borealis genomic segment:
- the ligD gene encoding non-homologous end-joining DNA ligase: protein MPKTTIRGSITAEGHEISITNPDKLLWPECGITKQVYLQKLAALSPYLLRYCQGRLLTVIRYPHGVPGMSFYQKNAPEPLPEFVHTATHENITYIVLQGLPELLWLGNLAALEFHPSLHYAGSELPCEWMIDLDPSLEVEPRIMEAAATVGEVLKSLGLASVPKTSGATGVQIIVPVEPGVTFDGLRRIGHFVGRYVTEKRPDLFTLERLKKNRGDKIYFDYLQHYGGKTLAAPYTPRARPLATVSTPLLWEEVQRNVKPTDYHLLNIEERLSRMGDLIAQVPPQPVGDIIAKLP from the coding sequence ATGCCGAAGACGACGATCAGAGGCTCCATTACCGCAGAGGGACATGAGATCAGCATTACGAACCCGGATAAGCTGCTATGGCCTGAATGCGGCATCACCAAGCAGGTGTATCTGCAGAAGCTGGCTGCGCTCTCCCCTTATCTGCTGCGCTATTGCCAAGGCCGCCTGCTTACGGTAATCCGCTACCCCCATGGTGTACCAGGGATGTCCTTTTATCAGAAGAATGCCCCGGAGCCGCTGCCGGAATTCGTGCATACAGCTACCCATGAGAATATTACCTATATTGTGCTGCAGGGCCTCCCGGAGCTGCTCTGGCTGGGCAATCTGGCCGCGCTCGAATTCCATCCCTCACTGCATTATGCGGGCAGTGAGCTGCCCTGCGAATGGATGATTGATCTGGACCCCTCGCTTGAGGTTGAGCCGCGTATTATGGAAGCGGCCGCTACGGTGGGCGAAGTGCTGAAGTCATTGGGGCTGGCCTCCGTGCCCAAGACCTCCGGCGCCACCGGTGTGCAGATCATTGTTCCGGTGGAGCCGGGAGTCACCTTCGACGGCCTGCGCCGGATAGGCCATTTCGTCGGACGTTATGTCACGGAGAAACGTCCCGATCTGTTCACTCTGGAGCGCCTGAAGAAAAACCGCGGGGACAAAATCTATTTCGATTACCTCCAGCATTACGGCGGCAAAACACTCGCTGCCCCATACACCCCGCGGGCCCGTCCGCTGGCAACAGTCTCAACTCCCCTCCTGTGGGAGGAAGTGCAGCGTAACGTCAAGCCTACGGACTACCATCTGCTGAACATTGAGGAGCGTCTGTCCCGGATGGGTGATCTTATCGCGCAGGTCCCTCCGCAGCCAGTGGGTGATATTATTGCTAAGCTGCCCTGA
- a CDS encoding RNA ligase family protein, giving the protein MPRSRPSAPPVIGGPLTLQPVIPFEPVLAARLPEGDEWIAQIKWDGVRMLSYYDGSHAELINRRGNRRTLQYPELARPEAYCRADSVILDGEIIALSGGKPSFHEVMRRDSLKNEAAIRAVSPQVPVLYMVFDILYCNGIWLLDQPLSRRQQTLSEMLLPHPHVQNVPSYHEPAQLYAAAQKGGLEGIVCKELSSTYAPGGKDKRWQKCKIISDVTAVAGGVTFRDGLVNALLFGLYDDAGKLHYIGHAGAGKMTVQDWRNLTAQISGMITEQMPFAELPQRSKGSVWIKPELVFKLHYLEWNTSGTFRQPVIQSQVELPPLSCRMDQRTQT; this is encoded by the coding sequence GTGCCTAGGAGCAGGCCGTCCGCACCTCCCGTTATAGGCGGCCCGCTCACGCTGCAGCCGGTTATTCCATTCGAGCCTGTGCTGGCCGCCCGGCTCCCGGAGGGCGATGAGTGGATCGCCCAGATCAAATGGGACGGCGTGCGGATGCTCTCCTATTATGATGGAAGCCATGCTGAGCTGATCAACCGGCGGGGCAACCGGCGCACGCTGCAGTATCCAGAGCTTGCCAGACCAGAGGCGTATTGCCGGGCGGATTCCGTCATTCTTGACGGTGAGATCATCGCACTCAGCGGCGGCAAGCCCTCCTTCCATGAGGTCATGCGGCGGGACAGCCTGAAGAACGAGGCTGCGATCCGGGCGGTAAGCCCGCAGGTTCCGGTGCTCTACATGGTCTTCGATATCTTGTACTGCAATGGCATTTGGCTGCTGGATCAGCCGTTGTCCCGGCGGCAGCAGACTTTAAGTGAAATGCTGCTGCCCCATCCCCATGTACAGAATGTGCCGAGCTACCATGAGCCCGCACAGCTGTACGCCGCCGCTCAGAAGGGCGGTTTGGAGGGAATAGTATGCAAGGAGCTCTCCAGTACCTATGCCCCGGGCGGCAAGGACAAGCGCTGGCAGAAATGCAAAATCATCTCCGATGTCACTGCTGTAGCCGGCGGGGTCACCTTCCGTGACGGACTGGTCAATGCCCTGCTCTTCGGACTGTATGATGACGCGGGCAAGCTGCACTATATCGGACATGCCGGAGCAGGCAAAATGACCGTCCAGGACTGGCGGAATTTGACTGCGCAGATCAGCGGCATGATTACAGAGCAGATGCCTTTTGCCGAGCTGCCGCAGCGCAGTAAAGGCTCGGTCTGGATTAAGCCTGAGCTGGTGTTCAAGCTGCACTATCTGGAATGGAATACTTCCGGAACCTTCCGCCAGCCGGTTATACAGTCACAGGTAGAGCTCCCTCCGCTGTCCTGCCGCATGGACCAGAGGACACAGACGTAG
- a CDS encoding DMT family transporter encodes MRPILLGVCSALFFAVTFVLNRRMELAGGSWAWSASLRYFFTLPFLLVIVAGRGRLRPLLAAMRERPGAWLLWGTVGFGLFYAPICFAAAYAPGWLTAGTWQITIISGSLLAPFFGQWISGPSGSVYIRGKIPLRGLLLSLIILAGVALLQAEHARELAPSQVLLGILPVLLASFAYPLGNRKTMELCGDRLDVFQRVLGMTLASLPFWLLVSLYGLTDAGLPSSSQVGQSVIVALSSGIIATVLFFQATDMVRNSMSGLAGVEATQSLEVLFALLGEMLILASPLPSLLSWVGIAVIIAGMALHSLFSRHPGDAAPEAVKQ; translated from the coding sequence GTGCGTCCCATTTTGCTTGGCGTCTGTTCGGCGCTGTTTTTTGCGGTAACGTTTGTGCTTAACCGGAGGATGGAGCTTGCAGGAGGAAGCTGGGCCTGGAGCGCGTCGCTGCGGTATTTCTTTACCCTGCCGTTTCTGCTGGTTATTGTGGCTGGAAGAGGTCGGCTGAGGCCGCTGCTGGCTGCGATGAGAGAACGTCCGGGGGCCTGGCTGTTATGGGGGACGGTTGGCTTCGGCCTGTTCTATGCGCCTATTTGCTTCGCGGCTGCGTATGCACCGGGCTGGCTGACGGCAGGGACCTGGCAGATCACGATTATATCAGGTTCGCTGCTTGCCCCCTTCTTCGGACAATGGATCAGCGGCCCCTCCGGTTCTGTATACATAAGAGGTAAAATCCCGCTCCGCGGGCTGCTCCTGTCCCTGATCATTCTGGCCGGAGTAGCGCTGCTGCAGGCTGAGCATGCGCGTGAGCTGGCTCCATCCCAGGTACTCCTGGGCATCCTTCCGGTACTGCTCGCCTCCTTCGCTTATCCGCTCGGCAACCGCAAGACGATGGAACTGTGCGGCGACCGGCTGGATGTATTCCAGCGGGTTCTGGGCATGACGCTGGCCAGCCTGCCTTTCTGGCTGCTGGTAAGCCTGTATGGCCTGACAGATGCAGGTCTGCCGTCTTCCTCACAAGTCGGGCAGTCGGTAATCGTTGCATTATCTTCCGGCATAATCGCTACCGTACTCTTTTTCCAGGCTACAGATATGGTCCGTAACAGTATGAGCGGTCTGGCAGGCGTTGAAGCAACCCAGTCGCTGGAGGTATTATTTGCCTTGCTCGGTGAAATGCTGATCCTTGCTTCGCCGCTGCCCTCACTTCTGTCATGGGTCGGGATTGCAGTCATTATTGCCGGAATGGCGCTGCACAGCCTGTTCTCCAGGCATCCGGGAGACGCTGCTCCGGAAGCGGTGAAGCAGTAA
- a CDS encoding Ku protein, which translates to MHTVWKGAISFGLVHVPVKMFSATEDKDISLRYIHKECGSPLSYVRKCPVCEKEVAWEEIGKGYEYEKGKFVLFDKEELDQLTEESSKSITILDFVDLTEIDPIYFQKTYYLSPDQAGANAYRLLMEAMRQTGKIGIAKISIRSKSSLAAIRVLADCLAIETIYYPDEVRPVSQVPGLPEPGMVNDKELDMAKLLISQLSTPFEPAKYTDDYRQRMLDLITHKIAGEEFHIAPARQENNVIDLMAALQASIEAVQHIPSDPGPSLSGTGTGTGTGKKPRAAAAGKKKPAQAKASEKTPAAEPAVPVVSEATGPIPVIAPKPKRRTAKSKVTGA; encoded by the coding sequence ATGCATACCGTTTGGAAAGGAGCCATCAGTTTCGGGCTTGTGCATGTTCCGGTCAAAATGTTCTCCGCTACGGAGGATAAGGACATCTCGCTGCGTTACATCCATAAAGAATGCGGAAGTCCGCTATCCTACGTGCGTAAATGCCCCGTGTGCGAGAAGGAGGTGGCCTGGGAAGAGATCGGCAAGGGTTACGAATACGAGAAGGGCAAGTTTGTCCTGTTCGACAAGGAAGAGCTGGATCAGTTAACCGAGGAGAGCAGCAAGAGCATCACGATTCTCGATTTCGTGGATTTGACGGAGATTGACCCGATTTATTTCCAGAAAACATACTACCTGTCCCCCGATCAGGCCGGCGCCAACGCCTACCGTCTGCTCATGGAGGCGATGCGCCAGACCGGTAAAATCGGGATCGCCAAAATCTCCATCCGCTCCAAAAGCAGTCTGGCTGCTATACGTGTCCTCGCCGACTGCCTGGCGATTGAAACCATTTATTACCCGGACGAGGTCCGTCCGGTATCGCAGGTCCCCGGACTGCCGGAGCCGGGAATGGTCAATGACAAAGAGCTGGACATGGCCAAGCTGCTGATCTCCCAGCTGTCCACACCTTTTGAACCGGCTAAATATACTGATGATTACCGCCAGCGGATGCTGGATCTGATCACGCACAAGATCGCCGGTGAGGAATTCCATATTGCTCCGGCACGCCAGGAGAACAATGTCATCGATCTGATGGCTGCCCTGCAGGCCAGTATCGAAGCTGTGCAGCATATTCCGTCTGACCCGGGACCTTCCCTGTCCGGCACCGGTACCGGCACTGGCACAGGCAAGAAACCGCGGGCGGCTGCGGCCGGCAAGAAAAAACCGGCACAGGCCAAAGCCTCAGAGAAGACCCCTGCCGCTGAACCGGCAGTGCCGGTAGTCAGCGAAGCCACAGGGCCGATTCCGGTCATCGCTCCGAAGCCGAAACGCCGCACGGCGAAGAGCAAGGTAACCGGTGCCTAG
- a CDS encoding ABC transporter permease, whose amino-acid sequence MGEFAALIHNENIKIYRRLRTWIMLFILAVMSALFPALIHFTSGDSEVSIGLWDSFQTTVAIAFFLNTIFTALVAADSVAGEFTWGTIKLLLIRPWSRSKILLSKYISMVLFSLFSTALLIVFGYGSALIFSSSAADSLSGQTMAWSQGEYVFLTIMCAYIELFLTAAIAFMISSVFRSSGLAIVLSLSIMFTKDIFIAIFSPERYEWANYLIFAHMNLSGYLLTDTGPGGATLGFAIAVLAVYYVIFMLVSWIVFRKRDVAA is encoded by the coding sequence TTGGGTGAGTTCGCTGCTCTCATACATAATGAGAATATCAAAATTTACAGACGTCTGCGGACATGGATTATGCTGTTCATTCTGGCGGTTATGAGTGCGCTGTTTCCTGCGCTAATCCATTTCACCAGTGGAGACAGTGAGGTATCGATCGGGTTATGGGACAGCTTCCAGACAACAGTAGCCATCGCTTTTTTCCTGAACACCATTTTCACAGCCCTGGTGGCTGCTGACTCCGTTGCGGGCGAATTCACCTGGGGAACGATTAAGCTGCTGCTGATCCGCCCTTGGAGCCGCTCCAAAATCCTGCTCTCGAAATATATATCAATGGTGCTCTTCAGCTTGTTCAGTACGGCATTGCTAATCGTGTTTGGTTATGGCTCAGCCCTGATTTTCTCGTCCTCTGCCGCAGATTCGTTATCCGGCCAGACGATGGCCTGGAGCCAGGGGGAATACGTGTTTCTGACGATTATGTGCGCTTACATTGAGCTGTTTCTCACAGCAGCCATTGCCTTTATGATCTCCAGCGTGTTCCGTTCCAGCGGACTTGCGATTGTACTGTCGCTGTCCATCATGTTCACTAAGGATATCTTTATTGCCATCTTCAGCCCGGAACGCTATGAGTGGGCCAACTATCTGATTTTTGCCCATATGAATCTGAGCGGTTATCTGCTGACGGACACCGGTCCCGGTGGAGCTACGTTAGGGTTCGCGATTGCTGTCCTCGCAGTGTATTACGTTATTTTCATGCTCGTTTCATGGATTGTATTCCGTAAAAGAGATGTCGCTGCTTAA
- a CDS encoding bactofilin family protein — protein MWNRRKTSAPYKSTDSLIGHGGTLEGKVHCDTNLRIEGNFSGEILCQGTVTVGEQGTVHSSIKAQEIIIAGKVFGNVTADQKLIMTGTGQLHGNIAAGSLNIMEGSVLNGSVAMAEQPATEQAGGLQTGDSADKAGKRDSHKQSKLEAG, from the coding sequence ATGTGGAACAGACGCAAAACAAGTGCACCCTATAAATCGACCGATTCACTTATCGGACATGGAGGCACACTTGAAGGTAAAGTCCATTGCGATACCAATCTGCGGATTGAAGGAAATTTCAGCGGGGAAATCCTCTGTCAGGGGACGGTTACGGTAGGTGAACAGGGAACGGTCCACTCTAGCATTAAGGCGCAGGAGATTATTATCGCGGGCAAGGTCTTCGGTAACGTGACTGCCGATCAGAAGCTGATCATGACCGGAACCGGACAGCTGCACGGCAATATTGCGGCCGGTTCACTGAACATTATGGAGGGCAGTGTCCTTAACGGGTCTGTGGCCATGGCCGAACAACCCGCCACAGAGCAAGCTGGCGGGCTTCAGACAGGAGATTCTGCGGACAAGGCAGGTAAACGGGATTCTCATAAACAAAGCAAACTGGAAGCAGGCTGA
- a CDS encoding YitT family protein, protein MTVSQQIFTNEEQKKPQKSGAFKTARLAQRIVMIIIGAAMMSVALEIFLVPNELIDGGITGISIMLSHIFNIPLGILLTLLNLPFLVIGYKQIGKTFALSTLFAVVVMSIGTQLLHPVNPITVEPLLAAVFGGVILGVGVGLVVRYGGSLDGTEIVAILVSKRLPFSVGEVVMFFNLFILSGAGFVFGWNNAMFSLIAYYIAFKLIDITLEGLDQSKSVWIISDKFRDIGEALTERLGRGVTYLDGEGGFSGDNKKVIFVVITRLEEAKLKSIVEDWDSDAFIAIGNIHDVKGGRFKKKAIH, encoded by the coding sequence ATGACTGTAAGCCAACAAATCTTTACGAATGAGGAACAGAAGAAGCCTCAGAAATCAGGAGCCTTCAAGACAGCAAGATTAGCCCAGCGGATTGTGATGATTATCATCGGAGCGGCCATGATGTCTGTTGCGCTTGAGATTTTTCTTGTTCCCAATGAGTTGATTGACGGCGGAATAACCGGTATTTCCATTATGTTGTCCCATATTTTCAATATACCGCTCGGTATTTTGTTAACCCTGCTTAACCTGCCGTTTCTGGTGATTGGTTATAAGCAGATTGGCAAGACCTTTGCCTTATCTACTTTATTTGCAGTTGTTGTGATGTCCATCGGTACCCAATTGCTCCACCCGGTAAATCCGATTACGGTTGAACCGCTGCTGGCCGCAGTATTCGGAGGGGTTATCCTCGGAGTAGGGGTCGGACTTGTTGTACGTTATGGCGGATCGCTTGATGGTACTGAAATTGTGGCCATCCTCGTGTCCAAGCGGCTTCCGTTCTCCGTAGGGGAAGTTGTAATGTTCTTCAACCTGTTTATTCTTTCCGGCGCGGGTTTTGTCTTCGGCTGGAATAATGCGATGTTCTCGCTGATTGCCTATTACATTGCTTTTAAACTGATAGATATTACGCTTGAAGGTCTGGATCAGTCGAAATCGGTCTGGATTATCAGTGATAAATTCCGTGATATCGGCGAAGCTCTGACCGAGCGTCTGGGACGCGGAGTGACGTATCTGGATGGTGAAGGCGGATTCTCCGGCGATAACAAGAAAGTAATCTTTGTGGTCATTACCCGTCTGGAAGAAGCTAAGCTTAAGTCCATTGTAGAAGATTGGGATTCTGACGCATTCATCGCGATCGGCAATATCCATGATGTCAAAGGCGGCCGCTTTAAGAAAAAAGCAATCCATTAG
- the cls gene encoding cardiolipin synthase, which yields MKIFAVILCLFIIQIAIIVISEFRRPQRALAWICITFCCPPLGLLFYYFLGRDYWQGRKLGKRCVSLLREIRAHVSGRIHIVKNAADTGNPGFENRKELLHILSGLSEMHITSRNTCQVLTNAGDAYKAMLDVMENAQEHIHMEFYIFRDDDIGRQFQEVMIRKARQGVRVRLLCDGLGSHQLSRKFVNTLKNAGAQVHFFLPPLTSLLDRRFNYRNHRKILVVDGLTGFTGGMNVGDDYLGKNPKMGYWRDTHLRLEGDSVYHLQYVFLKDWRLAAGDSMSHPRFFPVHACSGQDAVQIVASGPDRAIDATQEMFFGALCAAKERIWMTSPYFIPDPAICRALKSAVLSGVDVRIIIPAKPDNKLVYNATLSYLEDLQDAGVNFYRYTRGFMHAKVMIIDDVLATVGSANLDMRSFYSNFELTAILFRPEIIAGLAEDFGKDLKHSEFIDPRKFRERAHNVKLIEGLCQLLSPLL from the coding sequence ATGAAGATATTTGCAGTTATTTTATGTCTTTTTATCATACAGATCGCCATTATTGTTATATCGGAGTTCCGCCGTCCCCAGAGGGCGCTGGCCTGGATATGCATTACCTTCTGCTGTCCGCCGCTGGGGCTGCTGTTCTATTATTTCCTCGGGCGTGATTATTGGCAGGGCCGGAAGCTTGGCAAACGGTGCGTTTCATTGCTGCGGGAGATCCGCGCCCACGTCTCCGGCAGAATCCATATCGTCAAAAATGCGGCAGATACCGGCAATCCGGGATTCGAGAACCGTAAAGAACTGCTGCATATCCTCTCAGGCCTGTCAGAAATGCACATTACGAGCCGTAATACTTGTCAGGTCCTTACTAATGCCGGGGACGCCTATAAGGCGATGCTTGATGTTATGGAGAATGCTCAGGAGCATATCCACATGGAATTTTATATTTTCCGGGATGATGATATCGGCAGGCAGTTTCAGGAGGTCATGATCCGCAAGGCGCGTCAGGGGGTAAGGGTGCGTCTGCTTTGTGACGGTCTTGGGAGTCATCAGCTGAGCCGGAAATTCGTGAATACTTTGAAGAATGCAGGGGCGCAGGTTCACTTTTTCCTGCCACCGCTTACTTCGCTGCTGGACCGCCGCTTCAATTACCGCAATCACCGCAAGATTCTCGTGGTTGACGGGCTGACCGGCTTCACCGGAGGGATGAATGTAGGCGATGATTATCTGGGCAAAAACCCCAAGATGGGCTATTGGAGAGATACGCATCTTCGTCTGGAAGGGGATTCTGTGTATCACTTGCAGTATGTGTTTCTCAAAGACTGGAGACTGGCGGCCGGTGACAGTATGAGCCATCCGCGTTTTTTCCCTGTTCATGCCTGCAGCGGGCAGGATGCTGTTCAGATTGTAGCCAGCGGGCCGGATAGAGCGATTGATGCCACACAGGAGATGTTCTTCGGGGCACTCTGTGCGGCGAAGGAACGCATCTGGATGACCTCGCCGTACTTCATTCCGGACCCTGCCATTTGCCGGGCGCTCAAGAGTGCGGTGCTCAGCGGAGTGGACGTGAGGATCATTATTCCGGCTAAGCCGGACAATAAGCTGGTATATAATGCAACCCTGTCGTATCTTGAGGATCTGCAGGATGCCGGAGTGAATTTCTACCGCTATACAAGAGGCTTCATGCACGCCAAAGTTATGATCATTGATGACGTATTGGCAACGGTCGGCAGTGCTAATCTGGACATGCGCAGCTTCTATTCTAATTTTGAACTGACGGCTATCCTGTTCCGTCCGGAGATAATTGCAGGACTGGCTGAGGACTTCGGCAAAGACCTGAAGCACAGCGAATTCATTGATCCCAGAAAGTTTAGGGAGAGAGCGCATAATGTCAAACTGATTGAGGGGCTCTGTCAGCTCTTATCGCCGCTTTTATGA
- a CDS encoding ABC transporter ATP-binding protein: protein MPNTAEVVKPVASLMGVTKKIGSKTLISDLTLDIPPGQIFGFLGPNGAGKTTTIRMMVGLISISRGDILICGRSIKDHFEEAIANVGAIVENPEMYKFLTGYQNLRQYARMVPGVTKERINEVVELVGLSQRINDKVKTYSLGMRQRLGVAQALLHRPKLLILDEPTNGLDPQGIRELRDYLRQLCQKEGTTVFVSSHLLAEMELMCDSVAIIQNGRLIEVKQLKAVGNVLVPVGETLFEVDQPEAALELIGRGVVKNGGIAVEAVREEIAEFNAKLVAGGIKVYSIKPLFRSLEDQFLEITGGEGIG from the coding sequence ATGCCGAATACGGCAGAAGTTGTGAAACCTGTGGCCAGCCTGATGGGGGTCACCAAAAAGATCGGCTCCAAAACGCTGATCAGCGACTTGACACTCGATATTCCACCCGGGCAAATCTTCGGATTCCTGGGCCCGAATGGCGCCGGTAAAACAACTACCATCCGCATGATGGTAGGGCTTATTTCCATTAGCCGGGGGGATATTCTCATCTGCGGACGCAGTATTAAAGACCATTTTGAAGAGGCGATAGCCAATGTAGGGGCGATTGTGGAGAATCCGGAAATGTACAAGTTCCTTACCGGATACCAGAACCTGCGCCAGTATGCCCGTATGGTCCCAGGTGTGACCAAGGAGCGGATTAATGAAGTGGTGGAGCTGGTAGGTCTCAGCCAGAGAATCAATGACAAGGTCAAGACCTACTCTCTGGGGATGCGCCAGCGGCTGGGCGTGGCCCAGGCACTGCTGCACCGGCCGAAGCTGCTGATTCTCGATGAGCCGACCAACGGGCTGGACCCGCAGGGTATCCGCGAGCTGCGTGATTATCTGCGCCAGCTGTGCCAGAAGGAAGGCACAACTGTTTTTGTCTCCAGCCATTTGTTAGCGGAAATGGAACTGATGTGTGATAGTGTGGCGATTATCCAGAATGGACGCCTGATTGAAGTGAAGCAGCTCAAAGCTGTCGGCAATGTGCTGGTGCCGGTGGGTGAGACCCTGTTCGAAGTGGACCAGCCTGAAGCTGCGCTGGAACTGATCGGCCGCGGCGTCGTGAAAAACGGGGGCATTGCTGTAGAGGCGGTGCGTGAGGAAATTGCCGAGTTCAACGCGAAGCTGGTGGCCGGCGGAATTAAAGTGTACAGCATCAAGCCGCTGTTCCGGTCACTGGAAGATCAATTCTTGGAGATTACAGGAGGTGAAGGCATTGGGTGA
- a CDS encoding H-type small acid-soluble spore protein — protein MDVKRAEDIYASKDRIAVHLDGEPVWIEHVDTDNGMATVQVGSRPDNTRTVGVDRLEEQGS, from the coding sequence ATGGATGTGAAACGTGCGGAGGATATTTACGCCTCCAAGGATAGGATTGCTGTCCATCTCGATGGAGAGCCGGTATGGATTGAGCATGTGGATACGGATAACGGCATGGCCACTGTACAAGTAGGCTCCCGGCCGGATAATACACGGACAGTTGGCGTAGACCGGCTGGAGGAGCAGGGAAGCTAG
- a CDS encoding M23 family metallopeptidase, whose protein sequence is MKSQPDHNRITLLVVREAGRPVRQLQLSKPLAFALPAAAALSLSSLVTSMHIHASRSISELEAEAAALSLTNIRMELKVADKDQALLQLRSQVTELSEEAQSIKDKLKSVTELEQQLQSLIEKETTSSSGTEDADTDTTADAAPAAGSKPFLAASASIAASGTQGSVKGTISRSSTAPLLADSPSDSPSGTLSAVDFRFGVVTATLGSSVPPQVGGEYIAVYANDPLELVQETRDDYEEINSMLEEMVSSISTTITAAEKANTLEANLQAQKAREEKARLAPAVIWPTGSKVITSSFGYRSDPFKGVSAYHSGIDIAGSIGDPVYAAMEGVVTSADQMGARGKYIIIKHANGLETWYMHLNGMIVSPGDKVSKGEQIGMLGNTGRSTGPHLHFQVVKQNKAVNPLNYIKP, encoded by the coding sequence ATGAAGAGTCAGCCAGATCATAACCGGATTACGCTGCTCGTCGTCCGTGAAGCCGGGCGGCCGGTCAGACAGCTGCAGCTGTCCAAACCGCTTGCCTTCGCCCTGCCTGCCGCAGCTGCCCTGTCCCTCTCCAGTCTGGTCACCTCCATGCATATTCATGCCTCCCGGTCTATTTCCGAGCTGGAGGCTGAAGCAGCGGCGCTATCGCTGACCAATATCCGGATGGAGCTCAAAGTTGCGGACAAAGATCAGGCGCTGCTGCAGCTTCGCAGCCAGGTCACCGAGCTCTCGGAGGAAGCCCAGAGTATTAAAGACAAGCTGAAGAGTGTCACTGAACTGGAGCAGCAGCTGCAGTCGCTGATTGAGAAAGAGACTACCTCCTCTTCCGGGACAGAGGATGCCGACACTGATACTACTGCCGATGCAGCCCCTGCCGCCGGCAGTAAGCCGTTCCTTGCCGCTTCAGCCAGTATAGCGGCAAGCGGAACGCAAGGATCCGTCAAAGGAACTATAAGCCGATCAAGTACAGCTCCGCTCCTTGCAGATAGTCCATCAGACTCCCCTTCCGGCACCTTGTCTGCAGTTGATTTCCGTTTCGGGGTAGTTACAGCTACACTTGGGAGTTCAGTGCCCCCGCAGGTTGGCGGAGAGTATATCGCCGTTTATGCCAATGACCCGCTAGAGCTGGTTCAGGAAACGAGAGACGACTACGAAGAAATCAACAGCATGCTGGAGGAGATGGTCAGCAGCATCTCCACTACAATCACAGCAGCCGAAAAAGCCAACACCCTGGAAGCTAATCTGCAAGCCCAAAAAGCTCGGGAAGAAAAAGCCAGACTGGCCCCGGCTGTCATCTGGCCCACAGGTTCTAAGGTAATCACCTCCAGCTTCGGTTATCGTTCCGATCCCTTCAAAGGTGTCTCTGCCTACCATTCCGGGATCGATATTGCCGGCAGCATCGGAGACCCTGTATACGCAGCGATGGAAGGTGTAGTCACTTCCGCAGACCAGATGGGCGCAAGAGGCAAATATATTATTATCAAGCATGCTAACGGGCTGGAAACCTGGTATATGCATCTGAACGGCATGATTGTCTCGCCCGGAGACAAGGTCAGCAAAGGTGAGCAGATTGGTATGCTCGGCAACACCGGACGCAGCACAGGCCCCCATCTCCATTTTCAGGTTGTGAAGCAGAACAAGGCAGTGAATCCGCTGAATTATATTAAACCTTAG
- the tsaE gene encoding tRNA (adenosine(37)-N6)-threonylcarbamoyltransferase complex ATPase subunit type 1 TsaE, translating into MDNYIETVFTYRSSSLQDTEALASAIAAVSEPGMVIGLDGDLGAGKTAFSQCYARHLGVEGIVNSPTFTIIKEYEGRLPLYHMDVYRISLQEADELGLEEYFYGQGVSLVEWSSIITDLMPPRHLHIELKTAGPDERDITVTGIGEPYGEVCRALIQKWGKET; encoded by the coding sequence TTGGACAATTATATTGAGACGGTGTTTACTTACCGTTCCTCCAGCCTTCAGGACACTGAGGCGCTTGCATCCGCCATCGCAGCCGTGTCAGAGCCGGGTATGGTGATCGGCCTCGACGGTGATCTGGGTGCAGGCAAAACAGCGTTCTCCCAGTGCTACGCCCGCCACTTAGGAGTGGAGGGAATTGTGAACAGTCCTACTTTTACAATTATCAAAGAGTATGAGGGACGTCTGCCGCTGTATCATATGGATGTATACCGGATTTCACTCCAGGAAGCGGATGAGCTGGGGCTGGAAGAGTATTTCTACGGCCAGGGAGTAAGCCTGGTGGAATGGAGCAGTATCATTACGGACCTGATGCCCCCGCGGCATCTGCATATAGAGCTGAAGACAGCCGGCCCGGACGAACGTGATATTACGGTGACCGGAATCGGGGAGCCTTACGGCGAAGTCTGCCGGGCGCTGATCCAGAAGTGGGGTAAAGAAACATGA